Below is a window of Streptomyces genisteinicus DNA.
TCCCCCGCCTCCGCCTCCGAAGAGAGGACCCGATGACCACCACCGTCACCGCCACCCCCGCCCCCGTGCGCCGGGCCGCGGCCCTCGCCGTACTGCGCACCGAGGCGCGCCTGTTCGCCCGGGAGCCCGCCTCGCTCTTCTGGGTGGTGCTGTTCCCGACCGTCCTGCTGACGATCCTCGGCCTGATCCCCTCCTTCCGGGAGGCCTCCGAGGACCTCGCCGGACTGCGGGTCATCGACCTCTACGTCCCCGTCGTCGTGCTGCTCGCCACGATCATGGCGGGACTCCAGGCCATGCCGCCGGTCCTCACCGGCTACCGGGAACGCGGCATCCTGCGCAGGATGCACACCACTCCGGTGCGCCCCTCCGCACTGCTCGCCTCCCAACTCGTGCTGCACGGCGCCTCGGTCCTCGTCGCCTCCGTGCTGGCGCTGGCCGTCGGGCGGATCGCCTTCGGCGTCTCGCTGCCCGGGCAGCCGGCCGGCTACCTGCTGGCGCTGGTGCTGACGACCGCCGCGGCGCTGGCACTGGGCGCGACGGTCTGCGCCGTCTCGCCGAACCAGAAGATCGCCACCGCCGTCGGCTCCGCCGTGTTCTTCCCCAGCATGTTCACGGCCGGGGTCTGGGTACCGGTCCAGGCCATGCCCGACATGCTCGCGGACATCGTCGGCTTCAGCCCCTTCGGCGCCGCCGCCCAGGCGCTCGACG
It encodes the following:
- a CDS encoding ABC transporter permease, which encodes MTTTVTATPAPVRRAAALAVLRTEARLFAREPASLFWVVLFPTVLLTILGLIPSFREASEDLAGLRVIDLYVPVVVLLATIMAGLQAMPPVLTGYRERGILRRMHTTPVRPSALLASQLVLHGASVLVASVLALAVGRIAFGVSLPGQPAGYLLALVLTTAAALALGATVCAVSPNQKIATAVGSAVFFPSMFTAGVWVPVQAMPDMLADIVGFSPFGAAAQALDEAAAGGWPAWGDLTVTGLWAVVLTAAAVRWFRWE